The nucleotide sequence CTTAATCTTTTCATTTAAATATCCAGTTAAAATTAAGATTGATCCTATTATGGCAATTACTGTAACGATTATAGGTATCGCATGAATAAGTGGTGTATTTAACTGTTTAAGGAGCTCTTGTTGTAACTGTGATTGATTTAAACCACTAACACCATTACTCGTGTTGATATATTTTGCTACTGTGTTAAACGCTGTATATAACACTACTATTATCGAAACTATAAACAGAATCGATGATAACTCCAAAAAGAGTGATCCTATCTTGATTCTACCAAGAGCACTAGAGTTAGACTTCATCATTTACTTACTGAATTACTAGTTTTAAAAACTTTTCCTTAATCCATAAAAAAATTGAGTGAAGTACAGATTACAGTCCTATTAATATTTATCTGACATAATTTAACTTACTTATACTTAACTACATTGAATCATCTCGAGCTACAAAATTTGATTGTAATTACATCAACGAGCACTAAAATGACCTAAATTAAAGGACTTTCTAGCTTGTATTAAGATAAAATTATATGTTTGATTAACGTAAAATAGACCTGACCCTCAATATTTCCCTGAAGTCCCTGTAGCCATAGGCAATTCTACTGTTGAAACCTCTGTTGGGGATAACCATTTCAGTGATTTTCGCTATCAAGGAGTAGATTCTCCCCTTTTCTCCAATTACTGTTATATCCTTATGTTCTCTGTGAGTTATTTTTAATGGAGGTTCAAATAGTACAATCTGGGTTAGTTGGATGGGTAGTAATGAGTAACCCGCCTTATCGATACCGTTTATTTTGGAAAATTCGTTATCCCTAGTGTGAAATATGGCGAAACTCATTGGATCAGAGGTGATAAATGGGAGAATTGCTATTATTTTACCTTCCAGTAAATGGTTTAAGCCAAGAACATTTATACCTCTATCTACTTGGGGAGTTCCCTCAAAAGAAAGGTCTATCCTCTTATTTCTCATTAGGTTGTTAATGTAAATAAGTAGTGAGAAGATTAAGGCTACTGTCTCATGCACTTTTCTAGTTCTAAGCTGTTCAATATGCTCAAGTAATATATTGACATTCTCGTTATAAGAGGTAGAAATAAAATTGACAAGAGAATTTAGGGGAATAAACTTCGATATCTCCTCTATTCCTTCTTTGCCTGTCTCAAATGTATTTTCAATACTCTTATCTATACCACTTGTGCCATAGTATGACTTCAATAACTCTTTTTCATAAAACCAAAATATTGATCTGTACATTCTAGAAAACAACTTTACATCTAAATTTGAAAGGAGGAAGTGTAGTTCATCAAAGGTATTTTGTATTATCTCCTCAGGATTTATTTTAGTGAAGATTACATCCCCTTGCCTAAATGTCAAGTTACTAGATTCTAAATTAACGTAGTCAGACTCATAATTGTTGGGATTCATTAACAACCTTAATGATTCTCTCAAACGTAATTTTGGCTTCTTAGTCTCAGCCTCAGAAAGTAATGAATCTACATAAAGTTTAACTATACTGTTAGGCAAATTATCTAAAAATTCTTTATTAACATAATAATCATGACGAATATATCCCTTGAGGTTTTCCCCAGGTAACAGATGTACATTGGCGAAGTAGCTAGTCTCGTTGTTTTTTGAACTATCATTCACTCCGATCCTTAATATCTCCACATCGGTAAGCATAGTGGGAATAGGCAAAAAACCAAAATCAGGGTTATATCCGTAAATTAATTTATAGTCGTCAACCTCTGGAACTACAAAGAGATACTTATCAACTTGCTCTTGTAAAATTTCCTTTATTCCCCTTTGAAGATCCAAGTTAAAGCGAGGAAGTTCATAATCATTAAGATAGTATTTTTTGCTTTCCTCCATTGGATGGCGTGTCAAAAAGATTGAAAGTAAACACTCACTGTTTGAATTGAAGAGGGGTGAAGTCATAAGTGTTGTGTTAGGAATTATGTCTATGCGGAACTTGAGAGAGAATACTCTGTTGTCCTTAACCCTACGACATTTCACACTGATTATATGTGTTTTAATGTTGGGGTTAAGAGGTGCTCCTAACACTTCTGCAAATCTATTGTCCCCTACCTGAGCCTCTACTTTCTTTTTTCCCTCAGTAATGTCAAATATTTGCACACTGTTTACTGTAAAAGGTAGAATCAGTTTATAGTATTGCATACGTGTAAGTGAAGGGCAGAATTCAAGTTTTGAGGTGTAATTAAAAACTGTGTAATATCCCCTTTCACATATATTCATCTCAGTCCTCTCGAGATGATACAAACTGCTTTAACGACCTTATCTCAGACCTCTTATAGCTGTTTAAGTCTAACATCCTCTTTTTCACTCTTATAGTTTCAGTTTTTAACTCCATATGTTACATAATAGTTCACTTTTAAAAAAAGATTTCGACAAGAAATTTTGTAATAAAAACTTCATTAAAACTTACGTTAGATTTAAAAACTTCATAAAGTTTAAATACCTATCACTAGTAGATTTTTCTACATCTATTACGGTGCCAGATAGTACAGAAACCTTACCTGGTAAGTTATCTCTCGCTAGGTTAAGAAATATTATCGCATCATTCTCGCTGTTAATATGAACAGTATTAAATTTATCGGCGTAATCTATGAAAACTTTTACATAAAATAAACTATCACCTATATCGTGAGGATATGAAATTTTTAGTATCTTCATGTTCCTCAAAACTAATGTCAGACTATTCACTTTTGACTTCCTAAAGAGCAAGTTTGCGTAGACGGGCTCTGTATTCAATAAGGTTATCAGGTTTCTAAAGTTGGAATTTTCAAGAAAAGATATATCTTCTATTAGCTCTAAACTGGCTTCCAAGTGGTCTGTTTTTATCGAAATTTCATTCACCTTATTCAGAGTTCTATCTACGTGAAATTTCAGTATCTTTACAGGTAGAAATGGTTCTAAAATCTCACACTCTGTTAAGTCATATATAGTGTCGTCATCAAAAGCGTAATACTTACAATCTTTAATAATATCATGAAATTTCCTCATTACTTTACTAATTACGCGATTTACATATAAAATTCTAATTTATGATTAAGTTTCGAGCAGAGAATATATTTGACAGGACAGGCTCATATAACAAGGAGAGCCTCGCCATTCATTGCCTAGAGGAAGTCAGATTAAATGTTATATACTCCTTAAATTCCATTTATGACGTTTATATCGTATTTTAGATTCGTAAGACGTGGTATCCAGAAATCTTAATAAATGTATTTAACTTAAAACTCTACCATGACAAAACTCGTGGCTACTTTAGGAACTTCACCAGGAGGAATATTAGAGACTTTTCTGTATCTAGCGAAAAATGGAGTTGATATTAATGAGATAAGAGTTATAACAACAAGAGATCCTGAGGTTGAAAAAGCATGGAAAATCGTTAAATTAATGTTTGTGTGCTGTTTGAAAGAGAGGTTCTCTAAGGTCGAGATAATCCAGTTTCCAGTATCAATAAACGATATAAATACAGAGCAGGATCTTAAGGATTTCAAAGCCTTTGTGAACAACCATATCAGCTCTGAGGACTATGTCGATATAACAGGGGGTAGGAAAGGCATGTCTGTAGCTGCTGCATTAGCTGCTAAGTCAAAGGGAGCTAAGATAGTTACGTCCATAATTCCTCAGGATGAATATAGGAGGATAAATGATCTGATAAAACAACTAAAGGACATTCCAGAGATTAAGGATACAAGGGATTGTAGGCAAGATTTGAAGAACACTTACTGTAGCTTAATTTCTAGCAATGCGAGGACCATAATTTTTGAGATTTAATATAAAGTAACTTTCAACGTTTTTATATTCATTTCAACTCATTTAACTATTAATTAAAGAAGGCACAACGTACTAGAAAAAGTCTCGTATGTGAAATACAATCGTATTTCCCACTTAGACTAATGAATTAAGAGGATTATAATACATTATACTTTAGTTTTTAAAAGAGTTTTATTAATATTTTAATGAAATGGATTTTGTTTCTGTTGGAGGAAGGAAATTACATTTTACTCAAAGCGGAAAAGGAAAGAGGAATCTGGTACTACTCCACGGAATACCAGGTTTCTGCTATGACTTTAGACATAATGTAGATGTCTTATCAAAAAAGTTTAAGGTCACTAGGTTAGATTTTAAGGGATTTGGACACTCTGAAAAGGGGGATTACGATGTGGACGACTTTCGTGTTGAAGTTCAGGCGAAGGAGATAATGGAGGCTCTTAATAAATTAGATATTCATGACTTTGTCCTTTTAGGTCATGATATTGGCTCAATAGTCTCACAACTCATAGCCCAGGAAACTAATTGTGACCTAGTTTTAATTAATCCAGCATACAAGGGCATGAGAGGAAGATGGAGAGACATAGCTAATGAGTACTGGTATATCTTCTTCCATCAAATTCCTATTGCTGAAAAAATGATTACTAGCAACTTGCGAGATTACATTAACTATTTCCTAGACCATCTGACTGTCAGGAAATTTAAAGAAGAGGAAAAGGAGGAGTATTTCAAAGTATATGAAGAGCCTTACTCTGTAAAAGCCCTTGTGAATTGGTATAGGGCATATGTCTCTCATTTTAGGTGGAACAACATAAGGAAAATAAAGAGTAAAACGCTAGTATTATGGGCTGAAAACGATCCTCTTTTCCCTACTTCATGGGTTGATAGGCTATGGGAGGAATTTGAAGACTACAAGTTGGTGAAAATCCACGACGCAGGACATTGGCCACATGCTGAAAACCCTGAGGAAGTTAATAATGCTATACTTACGTTTTTTGATTAGGCGAATGGACTATCGACTTTAATAGACCTTTAAAGTTGAGAGAACAGATGCAAATGCCTAGAACGGTCTTGGTCTAGCGTTATCCTAGGTCTCTCTAAGTGATCAAATTGGACGTAATCATCTCTGTCTCGAAGGTTGGTTCAATTTCTGAACTTTTTTGATAGCTAATAAATCTAAAATACGCATACAGTATCATGGAACTGTTGAAATACACCGTAAAAAGATTGTTAAGGAATCCATATGTCCTTTTCTGGGCTATAGGGTTCATGATATTCTGGGAGGTCATAGGGGCTTACATACAGTCCAAGGGTGTACCAGCACAGTACAGTCAATATTATATAGCAAGTTGGTATGCTATAATTGCTCTATTAGCCTCTAGTGCAGTTGCAGTGAGCTCAACTTTCATGCTTAACTATCAAACAGGTGGTCTTTCCCATCTATTTAGGTTTTCCAGACTATCACCGTTATACTATTTGCTCTCAATATACTCGGGAATTACAATAGTTATCATGATAGTCTCAGGAATTATGTTGGCGACAACATATCTGTTGTTTGGAAGTAAGTTTGGTTACGATATTGCACTTCCAAGAAATATAATAGCTTTCGCTCCCGTATTTATACTTACTGGGCTTTTCTACACTGCACTTTCAATAGATTTGAACATTTTAAGCCTGAAAACCACTAGAAAAATAGGTAATGTCATTAGTTTCTTGCCATTAATCATTAGTTATCTTTTTGGCTTTTCTTATCTATACACTAACTTAGGAAATATAGGCTTAGGAAGTCCCTTCGTGAATATAGCTATGTTATCTTATTATGCTTATATGAATCAAGACCCACCACTTTACCTTATTGGAAATGTTAATTCCTCCATATCCCCTGTGTTACCCCTTATAGTTCTAATATCGTGGATAGGTCTCTTGTCAGTATTAGCACTGATGTTCATAAGAAACCTGTATCTCAAGCCTTTAGAAGAAGGGAGGTCAATTTAACATGATAGAGCTCAAGAACGTGAAGGTTTATGGCGAAAAAAACAAAGAGATTATAAGGGGAGTGACCTTAAGTTTATCGAACAAAACTCTATTGTTAGGTCCAAACGGCTCAGGTAAAACCACTATATTGAGGGCTATCTGTGGCATAAGAGATTATGACGGTTCAATTAAAGTTGATGGAATGGAGGTAAAGAGAATCAGTAGGTTCACTAAATTATCATGTAATTTGTCAGAGGCTTATTCGCTGGGGCTAAAATTAATAGATAAACTGGAATTACTCAAGGAAATAAAGGACTTAGACATTAGTTTAGCTAAAAACATGCTTAAAGAAGTAGGAATAAGCAATCTTAACCAAAATTATTACGATTTATCCTCTGGTCAAGTTGTGCTATTTAACACGGTCTTGGCGTTAGCCTCATATCCCAAACAGATAATAATTGATGAGCCATTCGAAAACGTTGATTATGCTAAGAGGAAAGTGATAATCAATTGGTTAAAAGAATATGGAGAGGAGGGATTAATAGTTACACATGAGCTTGACATGTTGAGTTCATTCGAAGGATACAATCTTTATCTTATATTTGAGGGAAAAACGTTTGGTCCCATAAAAGTCAACGAGTTCTTAGAGTCTTCAATAGTAGAGGGAGAAGACCCCTCAGCTTTAACTGTTGTAGAGATAAAAGGTAAGAAGTTTTCGATAACTATAGGTAAAGATCGCGGAGATAAAATTAAAAACTTAAATAATATAGATAAATTGTACTTAGGCGTCTAAAGTGACACAAGAGGATGTGATTAAAGAAGCTAAGAGGCTAGCCTACTACACTTTGAAAAGCGAGATGAGAAAAGCTTTAGCAAAATACTATCTATTGTGGTCGACTTTTCCAGTACTATATTCACCTATTTATTACATCACTGATAGTCTAAGCCTGAAAAGTTTTCTAGTATATACTCTCGCATTTTTCATACCTATTCTTGTTTACATGTCTCTTACCTTTGTCTTCTACCATAGAGTAGCAAAAATACGGAGAAAATTCTACAAAATTTATCCGGAGATAAACTACATGTTAAGGGGAAAATTTTTCATCTTATACTTCATGATCGGTATACTGTTGACCATTTTAATTATTTACTCCTATTATGTTTCAAATTCAATTTTCACTGAAATTTTAGGAGTATTTTACGTTGGTCTTGTATTCGTTGGACTATATTTTAGTTACAGCATAGTAGGTATAAGATTCTATGATATTATCGCTATGGTTAGCTTTACAGCATTCATGTCTCTTTCAAATCTAAATAACACTGTTTCAGTTATTGTCTATTCATTTTTCACAATATCGTGGATTTTCGCTGGTTACAAATCAATTAATGAGGTTATAGAGAATGAGCGATGATCTAAAGAAGATTATCGAATTACTGAATAACCCTGTGCTCTCAAATTCGTCAAGACTAGGAATTCTCATATCATTATATATTCTAGGTAAAACCACATTCGCTGAGCTTCAAAAGTCTACTGAAATACCTAAGAGTTCCCTCCACATGCATTTGCAGATTTTAGAGGAAAATGGACTGGTTACTGTAAAGAAGATACCTACTTTGTCAGGTCCTAGGACGATAGTGCAAATAACTGAAAAAGGTGTAGAGGAGATTAAAAAATACATAAACGTGATCAGGGACATAAAGATATGAGGTCGTTTAATATAACAAATTTCTCCCACATGCTGAACGTGATTTAGTTTATGGTTCTCAGTTACGGAACGCCCAGAGAAAAAGATACCTAACTGTTACCACTTCTACAAATATTCAGTTAATAGTTGCCTTAAAATTCCTGGGCTTTAAGGGAAGCCATTGCTTAAAATATTATAAGTTCTGGTACTAAATTTATATTGAGTAGTTTTGGACGAGGAAGAGTTTAGGTCAGCGCTTAAAAAATGGATTGAATCTAATTCTCCTGCTGATTTAAAAGGTAGAAGGATTCTCTTCGATACAGTTGAATTCGATGATTATCAGAAGATTAGAGAATGGCAAAGGAAACTGTATAGTGCAGGATATCTGGGCATAACATGGCCTAAGCAGTATGGTGGGCAAGATCTACCTCCTATCTATGAGGCGATAGCGTATGAGGAGTTTATAAAAGCTGGTTTACCGTATGGAAGAAGTTTAGGCTCAATAGGATTAATGGTAGCGGCACCTGCAATCCTGAAGCATGGAAATGAAGAACAGAAAAAGAGGTACTTACCAAGAATACTCAGCGCTGAGGATATATGGTGCCAAGGATTCTCTGAACCTTCCGCAGGATCAGACCTGGCATCAGTCAAGACCAGAGCAGAGGACAAAGGTGATTATTTTCTAGTCAATGGACAAAAGATATGGAGTAGTTATGCCCATCTAGCCAATTACATGATACTCTTGGCAAGGACTGGTGAAGATAGGTATGGTGGACTTACCATGTTTGTCGTAGATATGAAACAGCCCGGAATAAAAGTCTCTCCCATTTATCAAATCACAGGTAAGAGTGACTTCAATATAGTGTATTTAAGCGATGTAAAGGTTCCTAAGGAGAATGTAGTTGGTAAGGTTGGAGAGGGATGGAAGGTTGCAATGACTGTGTTGAACCATGAGAGATTTACCTTGGGGATTACGATGCTCTTCACTTCTAAAAGTGCTATAGACACTCTAAAGGATCCAAAGCTGGAGGAGTTAAGGGATGATATAGAGGGGTTAGAGGCGTTTTATCGTCGACTCCTGATTAAGCTTAGAAGGGGAGAGGACGTTGATACTGAGGGGGCTATATTGAAACTAGTTGCATCTGAAATACTTCAAAAAGTCTACGAACATGCAGTCTCCAATTATGATCTAGAGTTCATCATGAGCCAGAAGTGGTATCTAGGAATGTTAAGCTCTAGAGGTAGAACTATCGCCGGTGGCACTTCAGAGATCTTAAGGAACCTAATTGGAGAGAGAGTATTGAAATTACCGAAATAATTTTTTATGATGAAATCTCTTTTTCTAAAATATGTATTTTGAAGACTTTAAAGTAGGACAAAAGTGGGAGACAAAAGGTAGAACAGTTGGAGAAGCAGATGTAATAGTTTTTTCCACCATGACAGGAGCATATAATCCCTTATTTCTAGATGAGGAATACGGCAAGAAGACCAGGTTCAAAGGTAGAATTGCCCCAGGACTGTTGACGGCTTCGTTAGCAGTAGGTCTAACTTATCAATTACCGGTAGATCCTTTTGGTGAGGGGTTCGTTGCGTTATCTAGACTTGAATTGGAGGCTAAGAAGGCTGTTAAGATAGGCGATACATTAAAGTGTGTGGTAGAGGTCATTGATAAAAAGGAGAGAGAGAAGAACGGTAGAGTCTTCTTAAACGTGAAAACCATTAACCAGCTTGGAGAAGAAGTAATGAATTTAAAACTAGAGATAGTCTGTGATAAAAAACTTAGCTGATCTTAAATATCTTCTGAAGTGCTATAATCCTCTTGAGGTGTAAATGCAGATCCAAATCTGACGTGAATCCTATTCCCCCATGAAATTGAATGGAGTCTAGTGCAGCTCTGAAGGCTTTTCTATAAGCATGGTTCAAAAGATTGTAGGGGTTTTCTATATTACCTAGTATGTATCTCGATCTAACAAGTTCTAATCCAATTACGTCATCTACAACTCTGTGTTTTATTGCCTGGTAGGAACCTATAGGCTTCCCAAATGCTACTCTATTTTTTGCATATTCCACTATCTGCTTCATGGTAGCTAAACCATGCCCAATAATCTGAGCTGAAGCCATAATAACTGCTCTATTGAAGTCCAACTCCAACTTTTTCCAATTCCCTCCATTTACTTTATATATTCTTAAGGTGGGATCGGGTGATTCCACCTCCTTCAATTCTACTTCATCTCTTTTTGCAATTCCTCTAGGAGTGATTATCATTTCCGCTTTATCTGCTTCAGGAACATAATTTACCCCTATTGTAACCGGGTAGTCTAATCCTAGCATTGCTGTGGTGGATACTATTCCAGGTAACAGGTTTTCGCCAAGGATTTCATTTATCAAAAGTCCATATACCCTATTCTCCTTGATAAGCTGAAATATCCCCAAATCTTTTATTTTCTCAAATATTTCCTTGACCTTGTTGTCGGAGACTTTATCTTTCTTCGCTCCTAAAGTTTTCCATTCTCTATCTAAGAATTCGCCTAAAGAATTCCTAATGAGTGAGAACTCCTCATTGCTCTCTACGTCTAGTAACATTGATTAATATATCTTGGAGAGACATAATATTTTTTACCATAAAGAATAATGAGCGTCAATTCGTACTCCATGGTACGAGGGACTGTTTTAATCAATGGAGAGGTTGTTTCAGATTCTCTAGGTCGAAATCATGCACAAGAAATATACTTATGATTTATGTTAAGGCTCCCTTTTTACCTCCTCCCATTTACCATCAAACAAGATACGATTGCCCTTTTCTGCTACGATCTTTCCTTTCCTTATGACGTACGAGGGCGGATCAATAAACCTTATCAAGTCTACCACATTATTAGAAGCTGTCACTATCAAATTAGCTTCACACCCTACACAAATACCGTAGTTTTTAATTCTCAAGGCTTTCGCCCCATTATATGTTATTAAGTATATTGATCTCCTTAACTCTTCATATCCTGTAAGTTGATCAAGATGAATTGCCATAAACAACGCTTGTAACATATTACCGCTTCCAAGAGGATACCAAGGGTCCATCATACAGTCATAACCTAACGCGACATTCACTCCAAAGTTCAACATTTCCTTTATGGGTGCCATACCTCTTCTTTTTGGATAAGTATCTAACCTACCTTGGAGGACTGCATTAATTAAGGGGTTAGGTATCACACTTATTCCTGCATTTGCGACATGTGGTAAAATTCTGTATCTGTAAGCATTATCCCAGCTATGCATTGCAGTGACATGTCCTGCTGCAACTCTACCTACCCACCCATTTTCCAGTGTCTCTTTAGCTAAGACCTCTAAGAATCTAGAGTTAGGGTCATCAGTCTCATCTATATGTCCATCAATATCTCGATTATACCTTTTCCCCAATTCAAGTGCAAATTTAATTGACCTGACTCCGTCCTCCCTGGTTAATTCATTATGAGGAATAAGTCCAACATTATCTGCACCTTCACTCAATGCTTTATACATTAACTCCTCATTGCCCTTATCTGTAAATATCCCATCCTGTGGAAAAGCAGTTATTTGAATATCCATAAGTTCTTTTACGTCTTCCTTGACCTTGAGGAGAGCCCTCAATAGTCTAAAACTTTTTTCCGTTATGTCCACGTGGGTCCTTAACCAGAGAGTTCCGAAGGCTACCATTAATTTAACTGCTGTTACTGCATTTTTGTAAACTTGTTCCTCAGTGAGTTCTTGCTTTAACTTTTTCCATATTTTTATCCCCTCCCATAAAGTGCCACTTTGATTTTCTGCTTTGGTGAAGACACTGTCTAGATGAAAATGCATATTAAGGTATGGTGGTAGAACTAGTTTTCCATTTGCTTCCAATACATCCTCTTCCCTCTCACAATTCCCTATACAAGTTATCTTGTCCCCATCTATCTTAATATCGACTATCCTCCCATCTTCCAGTCTAGCATTTTTAATTAACATATTTTCTTGATATTATTAGTTTTTAAATTATTAACTATTGTCAAAATAACTTAGCTGAATTAGAGGAAAGATTTAGACAGATTGTGGACTTCCCATATCGAGATAAAGATACACGTTAGGCTCTTTGTTTCTGTCTTTGCTTACTAAACCTTTAAGAGTTGTTTCTGATTTGTATAATTAAAAAGAATACACTATTTTTAGACTCATTTTTCTCGATATGGATAAAAATTTTTAAACATAAATTTATCTCTCACCTGATTGACTTTGCCTTATGGCTAAGAACTGCCCTAGATGTGGCAAGTCTGTCCCAGATGATGCTAGATATTGTTACAGTTGTGGTTATTACTTTGGTTCAGTTCAGGTACCTAAACAGGATACACCAGTTACAATTAGTGCAATTGCTAACTATATACCTAGACTCCTGAGGATTGGTAAGCTAATACTAGGGATTTCAATAATTTTCGCTGCAATCGCGGGTATAGTCTTTCTCTCCCATTTAATCCAGTTGAATCCCAGTGGTGGAATAATAGCAGGTTCGATAATAGGAATTCTGGGACTAATAGCGTATTTAGTTTCCCCTATTTTTTCCATGTTTAGGGCTGATTTGTCTGTGAATAAGATTACCATACTTACAGGGTTAGGTTTTTACTTTTTAATAGGACTTTCTTCAATAATCATATCCATATCAACTCCGATTTCATTCCCCTTTGGAATGGCAGGGGGCATCGTGGTAATAGTTGGTGTCATATTAACTTTAATCTCCAACTATGTAGTAGAGGGTAACAAATTAATTAAAGTAATTTTCCAAATGATAGGAGTTATTCTGATTTACGTTTATACGTATAATGCAGGAAGGTTTTTAGTTGTGAATTACGAGTCGACCTTATGGGGTGTGGCTGTTATATTAGCACTCATACCATCTTTAATATCCACCGTATCAGAAGGGGAGTTGATAAGTGTGGACAATCCCATGGCTAAAGGTGAGGTTGGGGAGTTGATTAATAATAGCATGTTAGGTTTAGGTTTGTTAATTTTCTCTATTGGAATGATACTAACTGGCTCAGTTCAAGTTTCATTCCCACCATCCCCCGGTTTATTGGACGCTGTTTATGCTCTAAGTATAACTTCCGGAGTATTAGCCATAGTCGGAGGGATAATAGGACTTATCTTGTCGATATTTATAATAATTTATATAATGACAAACAGAAAAATGCCAAAAATGTAAAAAATTTTTGTCTTGTAAATATGAGGAGAGTACTCTTTACTTAGTTACTTTAGTAGCGTTAGCACCGCGAAGTCCTTTAATTAGTCCGCCGATGAAACCTAGTAAGGATAGAAGTGATAGTACAGATGGTCCCAATGCACCAAGTATTCCGCCAGTTATCATTAAGCCTGTATTGTCTCTTATTCCGCCATAGATGTCAGCTAGCCCACCTATTATACTGATTATGCCTAGAGCAGTCAATACACCTGAGTCAATTGAAACGTAATATGTTGCTAGAGGCTTATTGATTACTAAACTAGTTATAGCTATTATGAGTGCTAAAACACCACCAATTATTGATAATATCCTTGAGGGAGTCATACTCCATCACTAATGATGTCCTCAACCGGTGAACTAAAAAGATTACCTTTCAAATAAGAAAAAGGTTTATTATAATGATAACTTTTTATTCATAGAACTTAATATATTTAGTATTTAGCCTTTCTAAGTGGAAAGAAATAAAGTGTACATA is from Sulfolobus acidocaldarius DSM 639 and encodes:
- a CDS encoding amidohydrolase family protein; the protein is MLIKNARLEDGRIVDIKIDGDKITCIGNCEREEDVLEANGKLVLPPYLNMHFHLDSVFTKAENQSGTLWEGIKIWKKLKQELTEEQVYKNAVTAVKLMVAFGTLWLRTHVDITEKSFRLLRALLKVKEDVKELMDIQITAFPQDGIFTDKGNEELMYKALSEGADNVGLIPHNELTREDGVRSIKFALELGKRYNRDIDGHIDETDDPNSRFLEVLAKETLENGWVGRVAAGHVTAMHSWDNAYRYRILPHVANAGISVIPNPLINAVLQGRLDTYPKRRGMAPIKEMLNFGVNVALGYDCMMDPWYPLGSGNMLQALFMAIHLDQLTGYEELRRSIYLITYNGAKALRIKNYGICVGCEANLIVTASNNVVDLIRFIDPPSYVIRKGKIVAEKGNRILFDGKWEEVKREP
- a CDS encoding alpha/beta fold hydrolase; amino-acid sequence: MDFVSVGGRKLHFTQSGKGKRNLVLLHGIPGFCYDFRHNVDVLSKKFKVTRLDFKGFGHSEKGDYDVDDFRVEVQAKEIMEALNKLDIHDFVLLGHDIGSIVSQLIAQETNCDLVLINPAYKGMRGRWRDIANEYWYIFFHQIPIAEKMITSNLRDYINYFLDHLTVRKFKEEEKEEYFKVYEEPYSVKALVNWYRAYVSHFRWNNIRKIKSKTLVLWAENDPLFPTSWVDRLWEEFEDYKLVKIHDAGHWPHAENPEEVNNAILTFFD
- a CDS encoding acyl-CoA dehydrogenase family protein; this translates as MDEEEFRSALKKWIESNSPADLKGRRILFDTVEFDDYQKIREWQRKLYSAGYLGITWPKQYGGQDLPPIYEAIAYEEFIKAGLPYGRSLGSIGLMVAAPAILKHGNEEQKKRYLPRILSAEDIWCQGFSEPSAGSDLASVKTRAEDKGDYFLVNGQKIWSSYAHLANYMILLARTGEDRYGGLTMFVVDMKQPGIKVSPIYQITGKSDFNIVYLSDVKVPKENVVGKVGEGWKVAMTVLNHERFTLGITMLFTSKSAIDTLKDPKLEELRDDIEGLEAFYRRLLIKLRRGEDVDTEGAILKLVASEILQKVYEHAVSNYDLEFIMSQKWYLGMLSSRGRTIAGGTSEILRNLIGERVLKLPK
- a CDS encoding transcriptional regulator, with the protein product MSDDLKKIIELLNNPVLSNSSRLGILISLYILGKTTFAELQKSTEIPKSSLHMHLQILEENGLVTVKKIPTLSGPRTIVQITEKGVEEIKKYINVIRDIKI
- the crn1 gene encoding CRISPR-associated ring nuclease Crn1; the protein is MTKLVATLGTSPGGILETFLYLAKNGVDINEIRVITTRDPEVEKAWKIVKLMFVCCLKERFSKVEIIQFPVSINDINTEQDLKDFKAFVNNHISSEDYVDITGGRKGMSVAAALAAKSKGAKIVTSIIPQDEYRRINDLIKQLKDIPEIKDTRDCRQDLKNTYCSLISSNARTIIFEI
- a CDS encoding ATP-binding cassette domain-containing protein codes for the protein MIELKNVKVYGEKNKEIIRGVTLSLSNKTLLLGPNGSGKTTILRAICGIRDYDGSIKVDGMEVKRISRFTKLSCNLSEAYSLGLKLIDKLELLKEIKDLDISLAKNMLKEVGISNLNQNYYDLSSGQVVLFNTVLALASYPKQIIIDEPFENVDYAKRKVIINWLKEYGEEGLIVTHELDMLSSFEGYNLYLIFEGKTFGPIKVNEFLESSIVEGEDPSALTVVEIKGKKFSITIGKDRGDKIKNLNNIDKLYLGV
- a CDS encoding MaoC family dehydratase gives rise to the protein MYFEDFKVGQKWETKGRTVGEADVIVFSTMTGAYNPLFLDEEYGKKTRFKGRIAPGLLTASLAVGLTYQLPVDPFGEGFVALSRLELEAKKAVKIGDTLKCVVEVIDKKEREKNGRVFLNVKTINQLGEEVMNLKLEIVCDKKLS
- a CDS encoding acyl-CoA dehydrogenase family protein yields the protein MLLDVESNEEFSLIRNSLGEFLDREWKTLGAKKDKVSDNKVKEIFEKIKDLGIFQLIKENRVYGLLINEILGENLLPGIVSTTAMLGLDYPVTIGVNYVPEADKAEMIITPRGIAKRDEVELKEVESPDPTLRIYKVNGGNWKKLELDFNRAVIMASAQIIGHGLATMKQIVEYAKNRVAFGKPIGSYQAIKHRVVDDVIGLELVRSRYILGNIENPYNLLNHAYRKAFRAALDSIQFHGGIGFTSDLDLHLHLKRIIALQKIFKIS
- a CDS encoding ABC transporter permease codes for the protein MELLKYTVKRLLRNPYVLFWAIGFMIFWEVIGAYIQSKGVPAQYSQYYIASWYAIIALLASSAVAVSSTFMLNYQTGGLSHLFRFSRLSPLYYLLSIYSGITIVIMIVSGIMLATTYLLFGSKFGYDIALPRNIIAFAPVFILTGLFYTALSIDLNILSLKTTRKIGNVISFLPLIISYLFGFSYLYTNLGNIGLGSPFVNIAMLSYYAYMNQDPPLYLIGNVNSSISPVLPLIVLISWIGLLSVLALMFIRNLYLKPLEEGRSI